The following coding sequences are from one Nicotiana tomentosiformis chromosome 3, ASM39032v3, whole genome shotgun sequence window:
- the LOC104092704 gene encoding L-type lectin-domain containing receptor kinase VIII.1-like, with amino-acid sequence MDYYYWFFFLFAVLVNLVASVPRGPVINVTKHISFQEFSSKNPRLKQDLTLLGSAIVSDEKSTVQIPDPEQEGDLKHLAGRAIYSSPIRFFDPLSQTPASFETTFSFQFQVLKSNSSNGASDLGKSVGGSGFTFIIVPDELTVGRSGPWLGMLNDLCDDDYKSVAIEFDTRQNPEFGDPNDNHLGINLGSIVSTAAINASDVGVQLNDGSVHRVWISYDGQRRYIDIRLAPDGKEYPSKSVYSGFLDLSPYLNEYMFVGFSAATGNHTQIHNVLSWNFTSVSQASLRIPSTETCQNKIMLQNNPQAETSHSKTPNSFFIFLAVVILLVIVLINLYFSSYKRDDNSSETIILPEKKQRPRPPNKARRFTIAEISVATRNFSELQILGSDEKSVTYKATMLNGCNVVVKRFLTQFFNTHGFDKRRFHKEIKAISSIRHPNLVPVRGWCYDNQETIVVYDYIPNGSLDKWLFGVGVLPWTRRFKVVKDLADSLVYLHSKQLAHKNVKSSSVFLDVSFRAVVGDFGFVLTSTGSTRFESMVSQTADVFEFGVVVLETVAGRSRKSNPGERDLLDLAWAMHEVQQKETLVDRRMGAVVNLEQAIRVLDIGLLCTLNENKGRPTMEEVVEFLNMEKPIPELPPGRPVCLFPYNSTTGLCSGYACTAFK; translated from the coding sequence ATGGATTACTATTACTGGTTCTTTTTCCTGTTTGCCGTACTTGTTAATTTAGTTGCATCAGTTCCAAGAGGACCTGTAATTAATGTGACTAAGCATATTTCTTTCCAAGAATTCAGTTCTAAAAATCCAAGACTGAAGCAAGATCTTACACTACTTGGCAGCGCTATCGTCTCAGACGAAAAATCAACCGTTCAAATTCCTGACCCCGAACAGGAAGGTGATCTTAAGCATTTAGCAGGACGAGCTATATACTCTTCACCTATTCGTTTCTTCGATCCTCTGTCTCAAACACCAGCTTCATTTGAAACAACCTTCTCATTTCAGTTCCAAGTATTGAAGTCCAATTCGAGCAACGGGGCATCAGATCTTGGCAAATCCGTTGGTGGTAGCGGCTTTACTTTTATTATTGTCCCCGACGAATTAACTGTTGGTCGTTCTGGTCCGTGGCTTGGGATGCTCAACGATCTATGCGACGACGATTACAAATCAGTAGCTATTGAGTTTGATACACGCCAGAATCCTGAATTTGGTGATCCAAATGACAATCACTTGGGCATCAATTTAGGAAGCATAGTTTCAACTGCAGCCATAAACGCTTCCGACGTTGGTGTTCAATTGAATGACGGGTCAGTTCACCGAGTTTGGATATCTTACGATGGGCAGAGGCGATATATCGATATCCGTCTTGCACCGGATGGCAAAGAATATCCTTCTAAATCAGTCTACTCTGGTTTTCTTGACCTCTCGCCTTACTTGAATGAGTACATGTTCGTAGGATTTTCAGCTGCAACCGGTAACCATACACAAATTCACAATGTCCTGTCCTGGAATTTCACTTCAGTTAGTCAAGCTTCCCTTAGAATTCCTTCAACAGAGACATGTCAGAATAAAATCATGCTTCAAAATAATCCGCAAGCTGAAACTTCACATAGCAAAACGCCAAATAGTTTCTTTATTTTCCTTGCTGTTGTCATTCTTCTAGTAATTGTTCTTATTAATCTCTATTTTAGTAGCTACAAGCGAGATGACAATTCCAGTGAAACAATCATTCTGCCCGAGAAAAAGCAAAGACCAAGGCCACCAAATAAAGCACGTCGCTTTACAATAGCCGAAATCTCAGTCGCAACTAGGAATTTCAGTGAGTTGCAAATATTGGGCAGTGACGAGAAGAGCGTCACGTATAAGGCCACGATGCTGAACGGGTGCAACGTAGTTGTAAAACGATTTTTAACTCAGTTTTTCAACACTCATGGATTTGACAAGCGAAGATTTCACAAGGAAATTAAGGCCATCAGCAGTATTCGTCACCCCAATTTGGTCCCCGTTAGAGGATGGTGCTATGATAACCAAGAAACTATAGTTGTGTACGACTACATCCCAAATGGTAGCCTAGACAAATGGCTATTTGGCGTCGGTGTCTTGCCTTGGACGAGGCGTTTTAAGGTTGTTAAAGATTTAGCAGACTCTCTTGTTTACCTACACTCGAAGCAACTTGCTCACAAGAACGTGAAAAGTAGCAGTGTGTTTCTTGACGTGAGCTTCAGAGCAGTAGTGGGTGATTTCGGATTTGTGCTTACTTCGACTGGGTCAACTCGGTTCGAGTCGATGGTGAGTCAGACAGCAGATGTGTTTGAGTTTGGAGTTGTTGTGCTAGAAACTGTTGCGGGTCGGAGCAGGAAGTCTAACCCGGGAGAACGTGACTTGTTGGATCTTGCATGGGCCATGCATGAGGTACAACAGAAGGAAACGTTGGTGGATCGAAGAATGGGCGCGGTTGTGAACCTGGAGCAGGCAATTCGGGTATTGGATATCGGGTTGCTATGTACGTTGAACGAGAACAAAGGAAGGCCTACCATGGAAGAAGTGGTGGAGTTCCTGAATATGGAGAAACCAATTCCTGAGTTGCCACCGGGTCGACCCGTTTGCTTGTTCCCGTACAACAGCACCACAGGTTTGTGCAGTGGATACGCTTGTACTGCATTCAAATGA